One window of the Terriglobales bacterium genome contains the following:
- a CDS encoding regulatory protein RecX produces the protein MAFRRSKKTYDEAGLYEYAVGALGRRMRSVAELKRLLRQRPLSEPERAEALIDAVINRLKDQRYLNDSQYAAAYSSYRRDNEKFGRMRVMNELKMRGVHGDLIEKAVGAAYADVNDETQARDFLRRKRLAKPSNQKQAARIFRTLVRAGFRSKVIFAILKKWDVEDEVLTALETEAEPE, from the coding sequence ATGGCATTCCGCCGCAGCAAGAAGACCTACGATGAAGCCGGTCTATACGAATATGCTGTGGGCGCTCTGGGGCGGCGCATGCGCTCAGTGGCTGAACTGAAACGCCTCCTGCGCCAACGCCCGCTGAGCGAACCGGAGCGCGCCGAAGCCCTCATTGACGCCGTTATCAATCGCCTCAAAGACCAGCGCTACCTCAACGACTCGCAATATGCGGCGGCTTATTCTTCTTACCGGCGCGATAACGAGAAATTTGGCCGCATGCGAGTTATGAACGAACTCAAGATGCGGGGGGTGCACGGCGACCTCATCGAGAAAGCAGTCGGCGCCGCTTACGCTGACGTCAACGATGAAACCCAAGCGCGCGATTTCCTGCGCCGCAAGCGCCTGGCCAAGCCCTCCAATCAGAAGCAGGCGGCGCGGATTTTCCGCACCCTTGTGCGCGCTGGGTTCCGCAGCAAAGTCATCTTCGCCATTCTCAAAAAATGGGACGTTGAAGATGAAGTGCTCACTGCGCTCGAAACCGAGGCCGAACCGGAATAG
- a CDS encoding type IV pilus twitching motility protein PilT, producing MNIDDLLRIAMEKKASDLHLKVGNFPHIRIDGVLVPLNEQTRITAEDMLSMAFSMMSSRQKQKFKENSELDMAYGVAGLGRFRVNVFQQRGNVGVVLRVIPTKIRALDELYLPKIVEQICEMPRGLVLVTGVTGSGKSTTLAAMVDRINASRAEHIITIEDPIEFLHRDKMGFVNQREVDVDTPSFASALRASLRQDPDVILVGEMRDLETIATALHAAETGHMVFSTLHTLDAVETINRIIAVFPPPEQKQIRTQLAATVRAVISQRLVKRADGEGRVPAVEVMIATAYVREAIIAAEKTRTIREAIAAGTSQYGMQTFDQSLWDLFQQGLVTYEVALENASNADDFKLRAQGISSTSEIARQEMQATGFGNF from the coding sequence ATGAACATTGACGATCTACTGCGCATTGCCATGGAAAAGAAAGCCTCCGACTTGCACCTCAAGGTCGGCAACTTTCCCCACATCCGCATTGACGGCGTGCTGGTGCCGCTCAACGAGCAGACCCGTATCACTGCCGAAGACATGCTCTCCATGGCGTTCAGCATGATGTCGAGCCGCCAGAAGCAGAAGTTCAAAGAAAACAGCGAATTGGATATGGCGTACGGGGTCGCCGGTCTCGGCCGTTTCCGTGTGAACGTGTTCCAGCAGCGCGGTAACGTGGGAGTGGTGTTGCGCGTCATTCCCACCAAAATTCGGGCCCTCGACGAGCTCTACCTGCCCAAGATCGTGGAGCAGATTTGCGAAATGCCGCGCGGCTTGGTGCTGGTCACGGGCGTCACTGGTTCCGGTAAGTCCACCACGCTGGCCGCGATGGTGGACCGCATCAACGCCAGCCGAGCTGAGCACATCATCACTATCGAAGACCCCATCGAATTTCTGCACCGCGACAAGATGGGTTTTGTGAATCAGCGCGAAGTTGACGTGGACACGCCATCATTCGCTTCGGCGCTCCGCGCTTCGTTGCGTCAGGACCCGGACGTGATTCTGGTCGGCGAAATGCGCGACCTGGAAACCATTGCCACCGCCTTGCACGCGGCTGAAACCGGCCACATGGTTTTCTCCACTTTGCACACTCTTGATGCGGTCGAAACCATCAACCGCATCATCGCGGTCTTCCCGCCGCCTGAGCAGAAACAGATTCGTACGCAGCTGGCGGCCACTGTGCGCGCGGTTATCAGCCAACGCCTGGTAAAACGCGCTGATGGCGAAGGCCGCGTCCCGGCGGTCGAGGTCATGATTGCCACCGCCTATGTCCGCGAGGCCATCATAGCCGCGGAAAAGACCCGTACTATTCGCGAAGCTATCGCCGCCGGTACCTCACAATACGGAATGCAGACCTTTGACCAGTCGCTCTGGGACCTGTTTCAACAGGGGCTGGTCACGTATGAAGTGGCGCTCGAAAACGCCTCCAATGCCGACGACTTCAAGCTCCGCGCGCAGGGCATCTCTTCCACCAGCGAGATCGCGCGTCAGGAGATGCAGGCCACCGGCTTCGGAAATTTCTAA
- a CDS encoding branched-chain amino acid transaminase, whose protein sequence is MAIKESGQIWHNGKLIPWDHAKIHVMSHVVNYGSAVFEGIRCYALPSGPAIFRAHEHMQRLLDSAKIYRIDVDYSREDLVNGMLQLVKANQVWPCYLRPIVLRGYGESGVNPFNSPTEVYIVNYEWGKYLGTDAEQGVDVCVSSWTRIAPNTLPAMAKSSANYMNSQLIKMEAIMNGYVEGIALDVNGQVSEGSGENLFVVRNGTLLTAPLGNSVLPGITRDSVLRLAHELKIPVVEQVIPRELLYIADEVFLTGTAAEVTPIRSVDKISVGKGTLGPITKKVLHAFYAIIRGEAPDRFNWLTPVPVGSKQPVGV, encoded by the coding sequence ATGGCGATTAAGGAGTCCGGGCAGATCTGGCACAACGGGAAATTGATTCCCTGGGACCACGCGAAAATCCACGTGATGTCGCACGTGGTCAATTACGGTTCCGCAGTATTCGAGGGGATTCGTTGTTACGCGCTCCCGAGTGGGCCGGCCATCTTCCGCGCCCATGAGCACATGCAGCGCCTTCTGGACTCGGCCAAGATTTACCGCATTGACGTCGATTACAGCCGCGAAGACCTGGTGAATGGCATGCTGCAATTGGTGAAGGCCAACCAGGTTTGGCCATGCTATCTGCGCCCTATCGTGTTGCGCGGCTACGGTGAAAGCGGGGTGAACCCCTTCAATTCGCCGACCGAGGTTTACATCGTCAACTATGAGTGGGGCAAGTATCTCGGCACCGACGCCGAGCAGGGTGTGGACGTCTGCGTTTCATCCTGGACGCGTATTGCCCCAAATACCTTGCCGGCCATGGCTAAATCCAGCGCCAACTACATGAACTCGCAGCTCATCAAGATGGAAGCAATTATGAACGGGTACGTCGAAGGGATCGCTCTCGACGTCAACGGACAGGTCAGTGAAGGCTCGGGCGAGAACCTCTTTGTTGTTCGCAACGGCACGCTGCTGACAGCTCCCCTGGGGAACTCCGTGCTTCCTGGTATCACCCGCGACTCGGTGTTGCGTCTGGCCCACGAGCTCAAAATACCGGTAGTTGAGCAGGTGATTCCGCGTGAACTGCTGTACATTGCGGATGAGGTTTTCCTTACCGGTACGGCGGCTGAGGTCACCCCAATTCGTTCGGTGGATAAGATCAGTGTCGGAAAAGGCACCCTCGGACCTATCACGAAGAAAGTTCTGCATGCTTTTTATGCGATCATCCGAGGCGAAGCGCCTGATCGTTTCAACTGGCTAACTCCTGTTCCGGTGGGCAGCAAACAACCGGTCGGAGTGTGA